From Aspergillus fumigatus Af293 chromosome 5, whole genome shotgun sequence, a single genomic window includes:
- a CDS encoding NmrA-like family protein, protein MKSILVTGATGKQGGAVVNALLAEDADIEILAVTRNPQSSAARNLADKSPKIKVVQGNLDDPAGIFKNAHQVSSEPVWGVFSVQLPMGQGQTVEKEERQGKALIDEALTQKVQHFVYTSVDRGGDASTDNATNIPHFISKHRIEHHLFEQTHGTQMSWTVLRPVFFFDNITRDFIGRLVVTAWDAYLQGKPLQCIAVSDIGYFAAQAFLNPAEYRNRCLSLAGDVLTYEHMQETMKRKTGREAPTTFRLVCYAVLWIVKDLRTMFEWLYAHGYRADIPRLREMHPGLKDFERWLEEDSQFVNRRS, encoded by the exons ATGAAGTCTATCCTTGTTACCGGCGCGACAGGCAAACAGGGCGGCGCCGTGGTCAacgccctcctcgccgaAGACGCCGACATCGAGATCCTGGCCGTCACGCGCAACCCGCAGTCCAGCGCCGCCAGAAACCTAGCCGACAAATCCCCCAAGATCAAAGTCGTGCAGGGCAACCTGGACGACCCGGCGGGAATCTTCAAGAATGCCCACCAAGTATCATCCGAGCCCGTCTGGGGCGTGTTCAGCGTGCAG CTACCCATGGGCCAAGGCCAAACCGTCGAAAAAGAAGAGCGCCAAGGCAAGGCCCTCATCGACGAAGCTCTGACCCAAAAAGTCCAGCACTTCGTGTACACCTCGGTCGACCGCGGCGGGGACGCATCCACCGACAACGCGACCAACATCCCGCACTTCATCAGCAAGCACCGCATCGAGCATCATCTCTTCGAGCAGACGCATGGTACCCAGATGTCCTGGACGGTGCTGCGGccggtcttcttcttcgacaacaTCACCCGGGACTTTATCGGGCGGCTCGTCGTGACCGCGTGGGACGCGTACCTGCAGGGGAAGCCGCTGCAGTGTATCGCCGTCAGCGACATTGGCTATTTCGCGGCGCAGGCGTTTCTGAACCCGGCGGAGTATCGGAACCGGTGCCTGTCGTTGGCGGGGGATGTGCTCACGTATGAGCATAtgcaggagacgatgaaGCGCAAGACGGGGCGGGAGGCGCCGACGACGTTTCGCCTGGTTTGCTATGCTGTGCTCTGGATCGTGAAGGACCTGCGTACAATGTTTGAGTGGTTGTATGCGCATGGCTACCGGGCTGATATTCCGAGGTTGAGGGAGATGCATCCCGGCTTGAAGGATTTCGAGAggtggttggaggaggacAG
- a CDS encoding polysaccharide lyase family 1 protein has translation MKTAVLSLFLALQTYARVTGSPSGFAAGTTGGGSATPAAPSSLDELVQWITDDKPRVILIDRTWDFIGTEGTTTGKCCSMPSTTVCSGGTSKGQAWIQDHCDGGSWVSCKYDNAALTPLDVGSNKSIVGVGNKGVIKGKGLRVRNGNKNVIIQNIHITNLNPQYVWGGDAITLDNADKVWIDHNKISLIGRQFIVSGWGKAGHVTISNNEFDGRTSWSAGCNGKHYWTLLLLGEQDYYTFQGNWLHDVSGRAPHMGTDHTKSQIFFHGVNNYFQNVGGHAFDVDTNTWVLLEGNYFENVNTPLTDTSLRAGGKLYTTSTVAAAGACQDKLGYICEWNRLAGSGAWKDRTDADVKTKAAAFKSSLVGHYPVADVPAKVVANAGVGKL, from the exons ATGAAGACGGcggttctttctcttttcctggCCCTCCAGACCTATGCCCGGGTGACCGGCTCTCCATCTGGCTTTGCTGCCGGCACTACGGGGGGTGGTTCGGCGACCCCGGCAGCGCCCTCCAGTCTGGACGA GCTGGTGCAATGGATCACCGACGATAAGCCCCGCGTGATCCTCATCGACCGGACCTGGGACTTCATCGGCACCGAGGGCACCACCACGGGCAAATGCTGCAGCATGCCCTCCACGACGGTCTGCAGCGGCGGAACCTCCAAGGGTCAGGCCTGGATTCAGGATCACTGTGATGGAGGATCCTGGGTGTCGTGCAAGTACGACAATGCCGCGCTGACGCCCCTGGACGTGGGCTCGAACAAGAGCATCGTGGGTGTCGGCAACAAGGGtgtcatcaagggcaagggtctGCGAGTGCGCAACGGCAACAAGAACGTGATTATCCAGAATATTCACATTACG AATCTGAACCCTCAATACGTCTGGGGCGGTGATGCCATCACCCTCGACAACGCGGACAAGGTCTGGATCGACCACAACAAG ATCTCCCTCATCGGCCGCCAATTCATCGTCAGCGGCTGGGGCAAAGCGGGCCACGtcaccatctccaacaaCGAATTCGACGGCCGCACCTCCTGGTCCGCCGGCTGCAATGGCAAGCACTACTGGACTCTACTCCTCCTCGGCGAGCAGGACTACTACACCTTCCAAGGCAACTGGCTGCACGACGTGTCCGGCCGCGCCCCGCACATGGGAACCGACCACACCAAGTcgcagatcttcttccacGGCGTGAACAACTACTTCCAGAATGTCGGCGGACATGCCTTTGACGTCGACACCAACACCTGGGTGCTGCTCGAGGGCAACTACTTTGAGAACGTCAACACGCCGCTGACCGATACCAGCCTGCGGGCCGGCGGCAAGCTGTACACCACCTCCACAGTGGCTGCGGCCGGCGCCTGTCAGGATAAGCTGGGATATATCTGCGAGTGGAACCGCTTGGCGGGATCCGGTGCCTGGAAGGACCGCACCGATGCGGATGTCAAGACCAAGGCGGCTGCGTTCAAGAGCAGCCTGGTGGGCCATTATCCTGTGGCGGATGTGCCTGCCAAGGTTGTTGCCAACGCGGGTGTTGGCAAGCTGTAG
- a CDS encoding putative salicylate hydroxylase, producing MSCCAVHEHKVLKNDRHSAQHSRRVRITQSKSMKVIIVGAGIGGLACAIACRRRNLDVLILEQSAEIVPVGAGIQVPPNGARIMQELGLLSRIEEQGMKLEVMDLRRYKDGRIITSMPCGESIVKEYGAPWIVIHRADYHRILLDKARDLGVAIRLGALVEKVLVDDTAVIVGSETIAGDVIIGADGLWSKIREAVLDEPHPPEETGDLAYRATFSRAQLLALNDPEVKALCEKQGVTAWLGPKKHAVFYPVRGGHEYNLVLLQPDDLPPGVRTTQGDVDEMRYGYREWDPTLAKMISCIPAVLKWKLCHLPELPRWTKGSVTLLGDACHPTLPYQAQGAAMAVEDGAVLGLLLHHVASSPDYRSKIPQALKLYEDLRKPRTARNVQGAIRNRRGFHLEDGLLQRLRDLVLSWSGLTRGTDWIGLMSSRQRAVLGFDVLQEVEQRMPELST from the exons ATGTCCTGTTGTGCTGTCCACGAGCACAAGGTCCTAAAGAATGATCGGCATTCCGCTCAGCATAGCAGAAGAGTAAGGATTACACAGAGCAAATCAATGAAGGTGATAATAGTAGGCGCGGGAATCGGCGGACTGGCCTGTGCCATTGCTTGTCGCCGGCGGAACCTGGACGTGCTGATCCTGGAACAATCGGCGGAAATTGTGCCA GTTGGTGCTGGCATCCAAGTCCCTCCAAATGGAGCGCGGATCATGCAGGAGCTCGGCCTGTTGTCCCGGATCGAGGAACAGGGCATGAAACTCGAGGTCATGGATCTGCGACGGTACAAGGACGGGAGGATCATCACCTCGATGCCATGCGGTGAATCTATAGTGAAGGAATATGGCGCGCCGTGGAT CGTCATCCATCGCGCGGATTATCACCGGATTCTCCTCGACAAGGCGAGAGACCTGGGAGTGGCGATTCGTCTAGGCGCGCTGGTCGAGAAGGTCCTGGTCGACGACACTGCAGTTATTGTGGGTAGTGAGACCATCGCCGGCGACGTGATCATTGGTGCTGATG GCCTCTGGTCCAAAATCCGCGAAGCCGTCCTTGATGAACCCCATCCGCCCGAAGAAACAGGGGACCTGGCCTACCGCGCGACCTTCTCGCGAGCGCAGCTCTTAGCTCTGAACGATCCCGAGGTAAAGGCGCTTTGCGAGAAACAAGGCGTGACCGCGTGGCTTGGGCCTAAGAAACACGCCGTCTTCTACCCCGTTCGCGGCGGACACGAATACAATCTTGTCCTGCTGCAGCCAGATGATCTGCCGCCGGGAGTGCGCACGACGCAGGGGGATGTGGATGAGATGCGGTACGGGTATAGAGAGTGGGATCCAAC GCTGGCGAAGATGATCTCCTGTATCCCGGCCGTCCTGAAGTGGAAACTCTGCCATCTTCCTGAGTTGCCGAGGTGGACCAAG GGCTCTGTTACACTGCTTGGAGATGCGTGTCATCCGACTCTGCCGTATCAAGCGCAGGGGGCCGCCATGGCGGTGGAAGATGGCGCAGTGCTGGGACTGCTACTCCACCACGTAGCATCCTCACCGGACTACAGATCAAAAATCCCACAGGCACTAAAGCTCTACGAAGATCTTCGCAAGCCACGGACCGCCCGGAACGTCCAAGGCGCCATCCGCAACCGACGCGGGTTTCACCTTGAAGACGGCCTCTTACAACGACTGCGTGACCTGGTTCTGAGCTGGTCGGGCCTGACTCGGGGGACAGACTGGATTGGACTGATGTCTTCGCGACAACGAGCTGTTCTTGGATTTGATGTACTGCAGGAGGTAGAGCAAAGGATGCCAGAGCTATCCACCTGA